Genomic window (Falco cherrug isolate bFalChe1 chromosome 4, bFalChe1.pri, whole genome shotgun sequence):
GGCTTCCAGGGCTGCCCCCAAGACTCTGTCTCCCTCGCAGACCATGGCCGTGATGgacagcatgctgcaggcgctgGTATGCAGTGCTGGCACGCTTGGCATCCTGGAGCTGCAGAACATCTTGCAGGTCTGGCCTTGGCACAGGGTCCCTATGGGCAGTGACCCCCGGCTCCAGCGGTGACCCACCCAGCGCCTGGTGCAAGGAATGGGGCAGGCAATGTCCCTCCTTCCCCGCCATGCCCCTCCCACTAGCCCCTtgcctcctggctgctgccagagccccTTCTCCTGCCACAGCTCACCCCACCTCTGCAGCCGTGCTTGCTGCCCATCCTGCCCAACACTCCCGCCCAGACAGACCTGCCTGTCTGGCTTGGCAAggggagcccagccctggggctttccccctccagctttACCACGGCACATATCCCAGAGCCCCCACCAcccttccccagggagctggtcACCACAGAGCCTTGGGGTccctgggtggggggtggagggacgTTGTTTGAGGGGGAAGGagtggaaggcagcagaggcagcagcaggagcggGATGCGGCGACCTGCCTGGCCGCAGCAGGTTGCTGCGAGAGGCAAGAAGGACACATGCCCCATCCCAGGCATTGCCCCGGAGCAAGCCTGCCTCTGCCGTGCTGCGCCATGCCACCTCCCTGGCacaccagcagcttttctcctcCCAGGTCCTGCTGCCCTTCACCAAGTCCCAGAGGGAAGCAGTGCAGGAGAGGGCCGTGGCGCGGATTGCCACGCTGATCGAATTCACCACCACCTGCTCCATGCCACAGGTACCGAGCTCCTGGTCTGGGCAGTCCcactgccctgtccctgcagcccggAGCCCTGGCACCTCCTGGGGAAGTTGGGCACCCAgtcagcaggaggctgggagcaggagtctttgccctgtccctgccctgtccACGCTCTCtcccagggcagggccgggcagggctgccgcaggcacaggcaggaacTTGGCTTCCCTGCTCCGGCCTGGTGCCCggctgctctgggagcagctggggctcaCCTTGTGACCGGCCTCACCTTGTGCCTGCACTGCCTCTCTTCCCCCAGGTCTGCTCCTGCTTTGCACAAACTATAGTCCTCAGACACCAGTGCTCCAAGAGTCATCAGTTTGCCAtactggggctgctggtggggcacCTCATTCTCTGCTGCACCTGCAAGCATGAGAGGACCCGCCACGAGGCTGCAGTCGCTCTCCATCACCTGCACACCTTcatcctgcagcagagaagTAAGAGAGGCTGTGTCGGGCTTGGTCCCCCCCAGCTTGGGCAGCCAGTGGCCACCCTCCTTGGCCAGAGAAAGCCGCATAcaacctgcctgcctgcctgcagtctGAAGAGCCATTTCCTCTCAGCCCTGCTCACAATAGCCCTGGACCCTCCCTGCGTATCTGCTCCACAGACCTGTCAGGGCGTCCCAGTCCTTTGCCAGTGCCTTTTCTGCCCAGCACTCAGACTGCACCTCCAGCTCTGCACCCTCTCTCTCAGCACCCCGGgttttctcctccccaggcaggcagcgctggcCGCATGACAGAGGGCAGCTGGAGCACCAGGAGGTCTGGCAAGcgaggcagccccagcagcttttgcaaaCCAGCAGTATCAGAGAAATCTTCTTGGTAAGAAGGGCcttcagctcctggctggcGGGATCAGCATGAGCGAAGGGACACCCGATGCATGGCGATAGCGGGGGCTTGTGCCGATCCTGAGCAGGGGCGAGGCAAAGGCCTCCAGTGAGCTCTGGTTCCCCATGGCACCCTGACCCCCACCGTCCATCTGCCCagtgcagcctggctctgcgTCCCACTCCCTGCACAGCCAAGATGCTCTGGGGGATGCTCTAGGTGACAaatctcccttcctctccttcatGCCGCAGAAGTTCACGAAATACCTCCGTCCCTCTGACCGGGCAGACATCATCCTCCTAGCCATCAAGAACATGAGAGACCCAAGCACCTACAGCATCCGCGTGGCTGCCCACATGGTGGATGTCCTTGTGCTGGGCCCTGCCTTCCAGCCGGGGCAGGTGAGTCGCCCAGGGGTGGCACAgctgatgctccagcccctggggCACCGTTCCTCCCCCGGCTCTGCACCTGGCCAGCGCTGACACCATCTCCAGCTGGCATACCACAACGGGAACAGAAGCAGCTCccagtgggagctggggaaaCAGCCGCGCTCACCCGACTGACATCCCCACTCCCTCCTGTGTCTCCTCTCCAGGTCTTGAAGATCGTGCGCGCCATCTACACAAACCTGCCCTCCACCAGGACGCTGGTAGCCGTCAACAGCCTGGACAGGGCCCTGCGCGTGCTGGCAGACAAACACCCCAGCGAGGTGGTGGCCGgcctgctgcagtgctcccCAACATGCACCTAGTACGGGGCTCACCAGACTTTAGGGCTGCTCTCACACTGGCAGAGGGGCCCCAAGACCCTCCCAAGGGACTTCAGGCCGGCCTTACTCCTGGGTGTCCCCACTGACAGAGCCCTGGTTCTCCACAGTGTCGCCATGACCATGTGGACGGTGATGCTCTTTGAGCCCCAGGCTGCGAagaaggtgctgcaggagctcaTCAACGTGATGATGAACCAGTCGCTGCACAAGACCTCCGCCTCTACCAAGGACAACCCGCGCATCCTCTCCCTGGCTGTGAGTTGCTGGATGAGGCCTCACTGACCTCCGGGGCTGCTCTCAGCTCTCTGGGGCCACCCCTTCCCTTCCATGCCCGCCCCAAGCTTTGGCCTCCCCAGGGGTCAGGGAGATGTCCGTGTCTGGTGtcttctgcaggcagccaggaccATAAGCAAGATCCTCCTGCAGTCCAGCTGCCCACGGGACGCGGAAGCCATTTTCCCCCGGCTTTTCCTGGCACTGCTTTTCCAAGTGTCATTCACCACAGAGCTGACGCCAGAGGAGGTGCTAAGCTTCTGGACGGGCCACCAACAGGGTCTGATTGCTCCTATCAGGTGCGCCATCCCTGTCCGCTCGTCCCTGCCAGCCACCTGGAGCCAAGCCAGGGGTCCCGGTGGGAGCTGAGCATTTCTCCTCGTGCAGGTCTGTGGTGCAGGCCATGAcggtgctgctctgcaggatggGCCTTGAGAGCCACATGCTGGCCATCAAGGCGCAGGGTGGCTGGGACATGCTGCTCAGTGCCCAGACCCACCTCATGGGAGTGCGCATCGTGGCCAGGTGAGAGCCCCTTCTCCACACTCCTGGGGGACTGtgcaccccaccccaccccctcccttgGGGCTGATGGCAGGGGGTCCCCACTGCTTGGAGAAAGTGCTGCAGTCCAGTGATGACCACACTGGTGCGAACCCCAGAGATGTGCCCGCCTGGCTCAGGCCTGACAGtgcttccttcccccttccagGGAGATGATGAAGACCCCAAGATCCCTGCGCTCCACCATCTTCCGCCATCTGGCAGAGCTCCTCTATGTGGAGAACCCCTCCTGGGAGATGGTTGCCATGGTCTTCTTTGTTGAGGTGAGCCTGATGGCACTGCTCCAAGCTCCCTCCGATGCTCAGTTCTCCCATGcccgctgctgcagcagcagctggggcagcaggtgggCTCTGGCTGGTACCACGGAGGAGCAAGGCGAGCAACCAGTGTGGTGTGGGGCACGGGGGCTCTCCGCAGTCCCTGCTGCCTCCATTCAGGCTTGGCCTTGCCCTGCCTGAGCTGACGGCTGGAGCCAGCGCTGCACCTCTCCAGCTCCCGTTGCGTGTGTTTCAGATGGTGGGCTGCATTGGCCTCAGTGAAGAGCTGGACTGTGCCCTGGCAATCTTCCCCACGTATCTGCAGAGCCAGTGCCTGGGGATGCCCACCCTGGTGCTCAGGGCCATCCTCAGGCTCACCGAGAGGCCTGACACAGTGAGtagggggcagctggggcagccaggaCAACAGcccatggcagagctgtgggtggTAGGTAACGCGGCGGCTTGGGCTTTTCTGGGCATGGGGAgctgagccagctgcagccagctctcccGCGTCCCTGGCCCACTGCCCCATGGCaaggggagaggcagcagtgcCGAGGGgaacagcacgtcccagcaggGATGATGGCAGCAGAGCCACCAGCCCGAGTGTGGGGTCTGCAGAGCGTGGCCGTGGGGTGATGAGCCCCGGGATGAAACGCAGGGCCTGCTGGCAGCTCGCGCAGCTTTCCAAGCAGCGCTGGTCAcccaccaggctgctcagggggTCTGCTGCAAAAGGGGGCAGCCGAGGGTCTGGCAAGGAGCCAGAGCTGTCTGTCCTCCCCCTGCACACCCTGCTCTTCCCATGGCCGTGCCAGGGAGCCCTGTCTGCCAGGCGCTTGCCCTCCTAACCCATGCTGCCTGCTGAGAAGCCAGCGGGGAGGCCAGTGCTCACGGGGAGGGTTTTCAGCCCTGCGGTCACTTGCTGCTTCACAAAAATGAGGTGGCGTGTCTCACACAGGCAAGGAAAACCCTTGTCCTGCTGCCGTACGTCATGGAGCGGCTGCAGGCTGATGACAGCGACGGCAGCGCCGTGGCCCTCTCCGTGCTTGACAACATGCTCCAGCTTCCGGCGGGGAAGAAGCCCAGCCTCATTGCCCCGGCGCTGGCTGACAAGCTCCAGCCACTCTTTGACAATGTAAGGCTGGCGGAGAGCCCCATGCTCCCCTCATTGAGCACCTCCCTCGCGtctcccactgcagcccccatgctctgcaggaggatgctttgccctgcagcccccaggcactGTCGCTGCCCTCGGTGACTCCGTGCTGCACCCCAAACCCCCAGCGTGGACTCACCCTGGCTCGGCCTCCTTGCCGCAGGGCGGACGGGGGTGGCAGGACAGCAGCCGGTGTGCTGAGCAACACCAATgtgcaccctgccctggcagcatcCCCCAGTCCTCCACAGGGTCTCCCTCtccggcccccagcccctctgcacagACATTCTGCATGCCACGGCTCATGCACTCCCTtatggagcagggctgcctgcagccatctGGGGGAAGTTCACCTCCACGTCAGCCCCTCGCTTGCCATGGGCTTGCGCTTGGGGCTGAggtcctcctcccctccttccccagcatttGGACACTGTGCGGGAGCAATCCATCCACCTCTTCCAAAGCGTGATGTGGCTCGTGGTGGGCGCTGAaaagaagaagatgaagaagaaggtgtggagcagcctgctgccactgctcttgCACCTGCACGATCAGAACAAAAGTGTGGCCAAGGTGGGATTCTTAGCCTGACCGGTCCTTTGGGCCCGGCAATGCTGACACTGGACCCTTCAAATGTGTGCCACTGGGAGGTCTAGCTTGCTGAGTCCCTAGGGCCAGGCAGagcccccctccctgcccactgctgcccttttcctgctgctgcccaggtggACGGGGAGGTGGGTCCCTTTCCTACCCAGCTCCCTCCGCACAGCCCCTGGCATGggtcctgcagccccagagaCTGAGCTACAGCTCCACAACAGCCTGGGGCCCCCAGGGCCAAAGCACTGAAGCCCTGACGGCCTTCCAGTCAGAGAGGGTGATTGTCCTTCTCTTCCCCGGGGTGCTGAACATGGTGACAGCACCAATTCCCAGCTGGAGCGTCTTGCTGGCATGGGGTAGAAGAGGTTCTGAGCCCCGCCAAGAGGGAGGACACAGGGTCCTGCGCCCTCGATGATGGTGGTGGCATCTCTGTTGCTCACCAGGCCTCCCAGGAAGCCCTCTGCAGTGCTGGCCTGTTCCTGAAGTGGAGGCAGCTGGTGCACATGGCTGCGACCGGGCAGGCATGGAGGATCAGCGAGTGCCTGGTAAGCAGAGCCCCAACACCCCTGGGATCTTCCCCGGGCaagccctgccctgtgccctgcGGGGGGGGTGGAGGGCTGTGCCCCCTTGGCTGCACACACCCTCCTGGAGCAGGCTCTGCTCCGCATTGCCTTTGCCCCTGGGGTCCCCAAGGGGACCCTGCCACTAGGATGGcacccctgcatccctgggAGCCTGATGCTCCCTCTGAACCCCGGTGCCACAcagtggggagctggggatgtcctgctggggggaagggggatggCCCTGGGTGGAGGGATGGCCAAACGCGGGGGCAGCTCTGCGCCGACCCTGCacccttctcctctctccagctggccAAGAAGAGGAGCAGGGCTATGGCCTACCTGCACCAGAGCCTGCATTACCTGCACAGCTCGCAGGAGCCCCTGCGATGGGAGGCTGTCAGGTTCATCGGTGAGCCATGACTCCCAGGGTCCCTGTGTCCCAGCACAGGACCTATGGGGCACCCCTTcaccccctcctgcccctgcctgcacaggtggggctggcaggaggctcATCCATCCCCTCCCTGATGCTGCACTCCGGGGTCAGCCCTCCCGGGGGGACCGTGCAGCCAGGTGGGCTGGCTGCAAGGGTCTCTGAGCGGCAGCAGCATCCTTGACACACTGTGTTGCTCCAGGGCTCGTTGGGCGGTGCTTGCGTGAGCAGTGGTACCTGGAGTACATCCGACATGGTGAGCGAGggcagtggggaggaggaaggagatagCACGGAGCTCCCCCCCGCAACCTGGGCaaggggggatctgctcccagCGTGCCTAGGGGGGACGGGGTGTTTCTGCAGGGGGCTATTCCTGAGAAGCAGCTTCCAGCCGAGCCACCTgtcccctggctgcctcctggcccTGGCAATCACAGGGGGCAGTGTGCCCTGcctggaggggacacagggctgtcacctcacctctgctgctttgtcccCACAGTCCTTAAAGGCGCAATGAAAGACACCAGCCCCCTGGTCTCCTCCCTGGCAACTCAGACATTCCTCATCCTTGGACGACGAAGGCTGTAAGGGGTGGTTTAACCTGTGATTACTGCGCTTATGGCTGCCAAGGACATGGGGGAGGTGGCACTCGACCCCCAGCGAGGGCTCTGCTCAGGCAGAGAcgaagcagcagccccagcccgagGATGCTCTGCAGGCTTCTCTTCCTGAAGGCTAACAGGGAAGAAGACACCTCAGCCCCAGAGGAGCTGGCGTCCTCTGGAGAGCGGCGGGACAACTGCTCTTTCCAGTGGTCCAGGGCAAAGACGTGCCCTCATGCTTCGCCTTTGCCATAAAGTGCCAGCTGCTCCACTGGGCTGTGAAGCAGAGGGGAGAAGCCCAAGGTGGAGCCGAAGCAGAACTTGAAAGCAATGCCTTCCATCCCCTCTCCAGGGCCACGCTGCCGGAATAAATGACTTTTTCTGCCACCCACTGTCTGAGCAGCCTGCACTGCCTGGGGCTGACGTGGCCGAGCCCAGGGGCTACCAAGCCGCCGATgctctggctccagcagcacaggcccctccatgtccccagcaggatgggcagctctgcctcctgcccgtGCCGCTTgtccccacctgccctgcagccactgctgcccagcacgTCACGAGAGCAGCAGTAAGAGGGCACACTGCAAAACCAAGCCCTCTGTTGAGCCATCAACAAAGCCCAACAAACAAAGCCCAAGCCTTTGACCAGTCTCCAAAGGGGAGACCACCTgcgggcagccagcagcccctccacGATGCCCCGGGCATGCACGGCAACAGTCTTTGGCCACCTATGGCCGGGGCGGTGAGCCTGTGGCGGCACAGAGGCCGGCCGAAGGGCgctcccgctgcccgccgggctGCCCGCTCCCGGCTGTCCCGCACACCGGCCCCTCAGAGCCCACGCCACCGCCTTCCCGACCCCGCTGCCCCTGCGGCCCCACCGCCCCTCAGCACCGCGGGTCGGCCCCGCGCCTCCGCACAGAGCGGCAGAATCAGACTGGTccgggctggcagggacctctggaggccatCCAGCCCAAggccctgcaaaagcagctccCAGAGGAGCCGGCCGCTCAGGGTCACGGCCAGGCGGGGTTTGAGAGCCTCCAGAGactgcccagccccggggcagcccaccccaggccgTGACACCCCCACAGCAAagcccatctcctcctgctcGGAAGGGAAGGAGCTCCctgtgttaccgaaatctcggaatgaagaacttatcgacaccaatgtgatgtagataagcagacacttctttattgacggccgggtgggtgagcgagtcctctcacgatcaacgcacaccaagtctcAAAATTAGACgccatatatagaacttattcatacatatatcgttaagtattcatgcatagccatgatatttcccgtaaagcgttaacatattctcctcctatatccgattctgcgcagtagagcttagaaaggtctagaaatggctctggggtacgatttgggtaggtggtatatgagtcggtggtcgcgatctccccctgccggaattaccttttactaaagttcacggtttcttggcaggtaagcacaagctgttccagtcgactctccccagtttccattcatctcatattctgacactTCAATACACCTTCTAcctacagaagactggtcaaatacaaagaaacctttcaaaccctgaAGTTATTACCAAAGTTTTAACAGTGGTTGTAGCCCATTCTTCTAGCCCTGTACGGGATGTACAgaggatctcatagcagcttttgctgtgcaactataagtttcattaaaatagatttcttatccttctatctttctattctataaaataattttataaaatcaaataatcaatcaaataaagtcaatcaatcttaacttattagcaaatctataacatttcccccctttgaaagtgttgaaaatcatttttcagtactttcacattatttacatatcatttgtttcaacatattttggtggtggACTATGTCTTGATGgaatagttggtacttctctcatacGATTGACTGAAATTCTgttggtaaactgtttcttcaaactTGCATATACTAGCACGATCATCAGAATTAcaattagtaacagaaacaaagttttgattatggattgtatccaagagctcaaattccatcccagtttgttaaaaattttccccaACCAGTCTTCTGACATATCTTCTTGaattgattctgtttctttttcaattttatctaATAAATCCAAATCATGCTCCACATCTTGTGTGACATTTGAaatgtggatacaacagtggtccagcttatccttgagatatccacatactccgtgttctttaagtaggagcatatctaatgccattctattttgtaaagtcattctggaggTCGCCTGTAattgtatattcaattccttaaacccctttttggtaacgtttgctaatttttccacttgaccagttaactgatagagccatgctctgtttctatatgaagctataggatttaaaagtgattcaagtgcccagccaattttcactcctgtagatggttcattccaaatatcatcatttatctCAGATCTCTTTATTCGTTTCAATTCTAAATTCTCTAAAGATCCTCTAAAGGGTGATTTCTTGCAAACtggacacaatgttggcatgcctaaagtaatttctttcacCTTACCTTCTAATGGTAAATGTGatgtccaggttccatcacttaatgcccaaactaaatgtcctggacttcgAATAGTAGTTTTTCtgcaactaaacaaagttccttttcTAACTGTAAAAGTGCCGGttaaattgaaaatattcttaagacctcgacaGAAACAACCCTATTTCAAAGCAGCGGCCAACGGAGGAATTCTTTGGattactaagtctgcattactgcaatcatacactttttcacatttccaccatggcactattttattttccttctcccgATGAAGTTGACCTATCATTgacccagggtaatactgaaaaaacttttccatcccaggtcaaacaccaagaagttcttgccatatactgaaaatgggaaaatatggacatagaccGTATAGAGTCCCATTGTTCTACTAAGTGGGCACCTTGGCCCGTtttgttacacttccatttcatgACACTTCTGCTCACATTGGTTTCAAGttgttcatcataagaacaccatcctAACTGGGGATTTGGACCCCCAGGAAAGAGAACTCAAGCTATGGCACTAGGTCGGGATCctgttataaaatcataattcaatagttttttacaatctgtttctttccctggcgacttccactgttttctgatAACCTTTACTTGTTCATACCATTGAGTTACTGGCCTTTGTTCACAATAGGTGGTCTCATTTTTACATTCCAGATTGGTCAGATTCATGGTTAAcattccccatggaatagattcacctactgccctcggTATTGGCAAACAGGCAGTGATCTGCgtgacattttgtaaattggcaaattctttagtcaatcctaccatcaaattttcctcagccatttgtttgggaatttcaatcacttgttctgtttctacttgtcttttgttcctgtccaccaagcCAGCCCATGATGCCACCAACACTAccgaccaaaataaaatccaatataaaaattagacatgtttcagtGTCAATTTTCAAGTCTCTGGGTCACGACTGACAATCTTCCATGGagtaggtgctttcttcactcgagtataGTGTATCCAAGCATCTGATTCTGCTAtcttgatagctgtaaaagtggttaacagtatctggaaaggtcctctccagcgctcctgcaaaggttcggaggtccaggtcttcacatagacatagtctcctggttggaaatcatgcactgaattttccaggggtaaaggtctattccaaattactgcactccAAATCgcagccaaagttttccttagaaaaagcaaatagttatgggcatcttgttttccttttacatgtatgtttagatTTGGCTCTAGAGActcatatggttttccatataataattcataaagaCTGACcgaggttccactctttggctgtaccctgactcataataatgcaaatgaaagtgcctgaggccactttagactggtttcttgacaaattttacttatttgtcgttTCAAAGtttgcttcctcctctccactTTTCCACTAGATTGTGGTCTCCAAGACGCATGCAAATCCCAATTACtacccaatactttgctaacactttggactacttcagcaacaaagggtggacctctgtcagaggaaattccaataggaactccaaatctcggaattatttcttgtaacaaccacttcacaacctctttttgcttgtgtgctgcgacagggaagggcttctggccatcctgtaaaagtatcaacccttACCAGGTTGTACCggtacccattttgtctaggtaactctgaaaaatctacttgccaataatctccaggttctgtaccagatttcagtctacccatttgaacctttttcttaatcactggattatttttcaaacatacttcacactttgcagttaccattttagctattcccaacatCTTAACTGATCTTACCTGCTTTCGTAAAGATGTTACTAAGGTTTCTGCCCCCCAGTGACATTCTTGATGCCTCgtttgaattatctctctcatcacaagaggtggaattactacctgTCCATTAGGAGTTATCCACCACccagctaagtttttcttagcgtttaataactgacccaatttgtcatcttcctctgaatctctgtttttccctaggaagggttactgtttgAGAAGGAATTcttgccatttgcaatgcttgtttctttgctacctttttttttcttttttttttctgttttatcagctaaattattcccagctattatttttgtattcccaatgtgatgtgccttacagtgcatgattgctacttgatctggcttttgaactgcttgcaataattgTATAGTTTCcttttgatgcttaatgtttgatccttgagaggacaatagccctctttctttccacaa
Coding sequences:
- the LOC129736087 gene encoding maestro heat-like repeat-containing protein family member 6; translated protein: MTMWTVMLFEPQAAKKVLQELINVMMNQSLHKTSASTKDNPRILSLAAARTISKILLQSSCPRDAEAIFPRLFLALLFQVSFTTELTPEEVLSFWTGHQQGLIAPIRSVVQAMTVLLCRMGLESHMLAIKAQGGWDMLLSAQTHLMGVRIVAREMMKTPRSLRSTIFRHLAELLYVENPSWEMVAMVFFVESLLPPFRLGLALPELTAGASAAPLQLPLRVFQMVGCIGLSEELDCALAIFPTYLQSQCLGMPTLVLRAILRLTERPDTARKTLVLLPYVMERLQADDSDGSAVALSVLDNMLQLPAGKKPSLIAPALADKLQPLFDNHLDTVREQSIHLFQSVMWLVVGAEKKKMKKKVWSSLLPLLLHLHDQNKSVAKASQEALCSAGLFLKWRQLVHMAATGQAWRISECLLAKKRSRAMAYLHQSLHYLHSSQEPLRWEAVRFIGEP